Proteins encoded in a region of the Psychromicrobium lacuslunae genome:
- a CDS encoding molybdopterin-dependent oxidoreductase: MKHGGWFKRALSGLVAALLALGIAELLALLIPGLSSPVTVVGAFVVDIVPPWAKDFAIDTFGTNDKLALTVGLVGVILLVALLAGLLERVKLPLGSALIAIFGVVGAVAAVTRANASGWTVLPSLLGAAAGILVLRLLIRKLSGAKLPLELLDRRSFLQLAGLATVLGLAAGAVGRTVKQVSSAVTNFVLPTPKTRESIPAGADLKIPGLSPFVTPNADFYRIDTALQVPQIDTASWQLRIFGMVDREVTMSFAELLEQPMIERVLSLTCVSNQVGGKLAGNAVWIGTPIRDLLARAGVSQDADMVLSSSQDGYTASTPLDALTDPGRDALLAVGMNGTPLPPEHGYPVRMVVPGLYGYVSATKWLVSLEVTRFDRKQAYWTPRGYAEKAPIKLASRIEVPGPFAKLDKGSVVVAGTAWAQHTGVASVEVKIDDGAWQKADLGEVPSKDTWRQWRFNWQAQESGNHYIYVRATDAQGRVQESTNHYPLPDGATGFHNIAVSVN, translated from the coding sequence ATGAAACACGGTGGATGGTTCAAGCGTGCACTCTCGGGGTTGGTTGCGGCTCTGCTGGCTCTTGGCATTGCTGAGTTGCTGGCGCTATTAATACCCGGGCTGAGTTCACCAGTGACGGTGGTTGGCGCGTTTGTGGTCGATATTGTGCCGCCCTGGGCTAAAGACTTCGCCATTGATACTTTCGGCACCAACGACAAATTGGCGCTGACAGTCGGCCTGGTTGGTGTTATTTTGCTGGTTGCGTTGCTAGCGGGACTGCTGGAGCGAGTCAAACTTCCCCTCGGCTCAGCGCTAATCGCAATTTTCGGTGTGGTTGGTGCGGTGGCGGCGGTGACCAGGGCTAATGCCTCGGGGTGGACGGTGCTGCCCAGCCTGCTCGGCGCGGCGGCAGGCATCCTGGTGCTGCGTCTGCTGATCAGGAAGCTGAGCGGAGCGAAGCTGCCGCTGGAATTGCTTGATCGACGAAGCTTCTTGCAACTTGCCGGGCTGGCCACGGTCCTTGGCCTCGCCGCTGGGGCTGTTGGCCGAACGGTCAAACAAGTCAGTTCCGCGGTGACCAATTTCGTCCTACCCACGCCGAAGACCAGGGAGAGCATTCCGGCTGGTGCTGATCTGAAGATCCCCGGCTTATCTCCTTTTGTCACACCGAATGCGGACTTCTACCGCATTGACACGGCCCTGCAAGTACCGCAGATCGATACCGCGAGCTGGCAGCTGCGGATTTTCGGTATGGTCGACCGCGAGGTGACTATGAGCTTTGCCGAATTGCTAGAGCAGCCGATGATCGAGAGGGTGCTATCACTGACCTGCGTCTCCAATCAGGTGGGCGGGAAACTGGCCGGCAATGCAGTTTGGATCGGTACCCCGATTAGGGACTTGCTGGCCCGAGCCGGGGTCTCCCAAGACGCCGATATGGTGCTCTCCAGTTCGCAAGACGGCTATACCGCAAGTACTCCTCTCGATGCGCTCACCGATCCCGGCCGGGACGCGCTCTTGGCTGTCGGCATGAATGGCACTCCACTGCCGCCGGAACATGGCTATCCGGTGCGAATGGTGGTGCCCGGTCTGTACGGCTACGTTTCGGCGACCAAATGGCTGGTCAGTCTCGAGGTCACCCGCTTTGATCGGAAGCAGGCTTATTGGACGCCACGTGGTTATGCGGAGAAGGCGCCGATAAAGCTCGCCTCCAGGATTGAAGTGCCGGGGCCTTTCGCGAAACTCGATAAGGGTTCCGTGGTGGTGGCCGGGACTGCTTGGGCTCAGCACACTGGGGTAGCGAGCGTCGAAGTGAAGATCGATGACGGCGCTTGGCAGAAGGCCGATCTCGGTGAGGTGCCCTCCAAAGACACCTGGCGGCAGTGGCGGTTCAACTGGCAGGCGCAAGAGTCCGGCAACCACTATATTTATGTCCGAGCCACCGACGCGCAAGGCCGAGTTCAAGAGTCAACGAATCATTATCCGCTGCCCGACGGCGCCACCGGTTTCCA
- a CDS encoding TetR/AcrR family transcriptional regulator codes for MRVLEAEKLESRRVDKFEERRAELADAALQTLSELGYARTSLREIAQNSQFSHGVLHYYFTDKVDLITYCVRRYKAACVTRYDQIVSAARTAEDLRHGFAEGLALTLREDGTMHRLWYDLRGQSLFEPAFREDVAEIDGSLEKMIWRIVSRYAELSGSQCGLSPAAAYAVFDGLFQHALLKFFSADASAGEELQIAVRALLPDIMRPA; via the coding sequence ATGAGGGTTTTGGAAGCCGAGAAGCTTGAGAGTAGGCGGGTCGATAAGTTCGAAGAACGTCGCGCCGAGCTCGCTGATGCTGCCCTGCAGACGCTTTCTGAACTGGGCTATGCTCGCACCAGCCTGCGGGAAATCGCGCAGAACTCGCAGTTCTCTCATGGCGTGCTGCATTATTACTTCACCGATAAGGTCGATCTGATCACTTACTGTGTGCGGCGCTATAAAGCTGCCTGCGTCACCCGCTATGACCAGATCGTGAGCGCTGCCCGCACTGCTGAAGACCTTCGGCACGGCTTTGCTGAAGGATTAGCGCTGACCCTCCGCGAGGACGGCACCATGCACCGCCTCTGGTACGACCTGCGTGGACAGAGTCTTTTTGAACCCGCCTTCCGCGAAGACGTTGCCGAGATTGATGGCAGCCTGGAAAAGATGATCTGGCGAATCGTGAGCCGCTATGCCGAACTCAGTGGCAGCCAGTGTGGTTTATCTCCAGCGGCCGCCTATGCGGTGTTTGACGGCCTTTTTCAGCATGCGCTACTCAAATTTTTCTCCGCCGATGCTAGCGCGGGCGAAGAACTGCAGATTGCTGTCAGGGCGCTGCTGCCCGACATCATGCGGCCCGCCTAG
- a CDS encoding SDR family NAD(P)-dependent oxidoreductase: MSVFDLHGRKVLVTGGAQGLGQGMATALAAAGAAVVIADVQEEAGRAAAAAISATGATADFVRLDVTDDANWESAIAETVEKLGGLDGLVNNAGLEITELVADLNPNSVRLMLEVNILGTALGVKHAFRAMRPGGPAGGGGSVVNVSSVAATIAFPGISGYSATKSAVDRLTRVAAAESGAFGYGVRVNCIYPGLVPTAMGNQLAVEEAAIGVFPSPEEAVGAVIAQTPLGRLGEVSDMADAVVFLISDGARFITGTGLSVDGGMGM, from the coding sequence ATGAGTGTCTTTGATCTTCATGGGCGCAAGGTGCTGGTCACCGGCGGCGCACAAGGGCTGGGCCAAGGAATGGCAACGGCATTAGCCGCTGCCGGTGCCGCAGTAGTGATCGCTGATGTACAGGAAGAGGCTGGTCGAGCTGCTGCAGCGGCAATTAGCGCCACCGGGGCCACCGCAGATTTTGTGCGGCTCGACGTCACTGACGATGCAAATTGGGAGTCAGCGATCGCTGAAACGGTTGAAAAGCTTGGCGGCCTGGACGGCTTGGTGAATAACGCCGGCCTGGAAATTACCGAACTGGTCGCCGATCTCAATCCGAACAGCGTCCGATTGATGCTTGAAGTCAACATCCTTGGTACTGCCTTGGGAGTCAAGCACGCCTTCCGCGCCATGCGGCCTGGCGGCCCTGCAGGTGGCGGCGGATCGGTGGTAAATGTTTCCTCGGTGGCCGCCACCATTGCGTTTCCCGGCATCTCCGGTTATTCCGCGACCAAATCAGCGGTTGATCGGCTCACCAGAGTAGCCGCAGCAGAGTCTGGGGCTTTCGGATATGGCGTACGAGTCAACTGCATCTACCCCGGCTTGGTGCCCACCGCGATGGGCAACCAGCTTGCCGTCGAAGAAGCTGCTATCGGTGTTTTCCCCAGCCCGGAAGAAGCTGTTGGCGCGGTGATCGCACAAACCCCGCTGGGCCGGCTCGGCGAGGTCTCTGATATGGCCGATGCCGTGGTCTTCCTGATCTCGGACGGCGCACGATTCATTACCGGCACCGGTTTGTCGGTCGACGGCGGGATGGGGATGTAA
- a CDS encoding DUF5938 domain-containing protein: MSEKKVVVYGATGYTGRLVIEYLREYRVPFIAAGRSKERLERCLDHIPGIETADYEAVEVEHTVEALTELLSGASVVLNTVGPFSELGPAVVEAALAAGAHYTDTTGEQDWLITCDEKYGADFAKAGLLLSPGLAQMYTTGEIAAQLCLEQPGLDTLDIAVFWGGSPTVASTRTILVNAATSSAYYLEQNAYAPFDPEQGLVSLVVPGQHELALSLPWGGTSHPVWFKNDPRVANVKAQGGVFNAALMHGVPQIVAAALEATKDMNEADRDAALTATAAQVMNQMPPRENPRVNKSLDSVHASGPLGRAHCVIHGNSNYKQTGLLQAFAAYSLLQQAPKRVGFASGCQAFGHRELLGVLRSFGLVMEPVLTVER; encoded by the coding sequence ATGAGCGAGAAGAAGGTTGTCGTCTACGGAGCCACCGGCTACACCGGACGGCTGGTGATCGAGTATCTGCGGGAATATCGGGTGCCGTTCATCGCCGCCGGTCGCAGCAAGGAGCGGCTGGAACGATGCCTGGACCACATCCCGGGCATCGAGACCGCCGATTACGAGGCGGTCGAAGTCGAGCACACGGTAGAGGCCCTCACCGAACTGCTCAGCGGAGCATCGGTGGTGCTCAACACAGTCGGCCCGTTCAGCGAACTCGGCCCGGCCGTCGTCGAAGCCGCCTTGGCTGCCGGCGCACACTACACCGACACCACCGGCGAGCAGGACTGGCTGATTACCTGCGATGAGAAATACGGCGCGGATTTCGCCAAGGCAGGGTTGCTGCTCTCACCCGGCTTGGCCCAGATGTACACCACCGGTGAGATTGCCGCTCAGCTCTGCCTCGAACAACCAGGTCTGGACACCCTGGACATCGCGGTGTTCTGGGGTGGCAGTCCGACGGTCGCTTCCACTCGAACCATTCTGGTCAATGCCGCCACCTCCTCGGCCTATTATCTGGAGCAAAATGCATACGCTCCATTCGATCCTGAGCAAGGTCTGGTTTCGTTAGTGGTTCCCGGTCAGCACGAGCTGGCGCTTTCGCTGCCTTGGGGCGGCACCTCGCATCCGGTCTGGTTTAAAAACGATCCGCGAGTGGCCAATGTCAAGGCGCAAGGCGGGGTATTCAACGCCGCCCTGATGCATGGTGTGCCCCAGATTGTGGCGGCAGCTCTCGAGGCGACAAAGGACATGAATGAGGCCGATCGAGATGCGGCGCTGACCGCGACCGCGGCCCAGGTGATGAACCAAATGCCGCCGCGCGAAAATCCTCGGGTGAATAAGTCCTTGGACTCGGTGCACGCTTCGGGTCCATTAGGACGGGCTCACTGCGTGATTCATGGCAACAGCAACTACAAGCAAACCGGGCTGCTACAAGCCTTTGCCGCCTATTCATTGCTGCAGCAGGCACCGAAGCGCGTCGGCTTTGCCTCCGGTTGCCAGGCCTTCGGACACCGCGAATTGCTCGGCGTGCTGCGCAGCTTCGGCCTAGTGATGGAGCCGGTACTCACGGTCGAGCGCTAA
- a CDS encoding AMP-binding protein, producing the protein MRLTDYLDKGASLGTNAPCLRFGEQTLDYGEVQKLSYDVAAALARSGVEPGDKVAVLSSNDPIAFATVFGISRAGAVWCPINPRNAAAENQELLDLFDCTALIYKSSYESLAAEILPQLPKLKTLVCLDKRTELAASFDEWISAEAAGVEAERPPVDDLIMLVGTGGTTGKPKGVMLSQHNLETMSALTLMSYPFAPRPVYLALAPLTHAAGVLAMPVLTMGGVIDILATADLEVFLDTIEKRRVTHTFLPPTLIYMLLGHPRLDDTDLSSLQCFWYGAAPMSTSRLAEALQRIGPMAQLFGQSEAPMMISTMSTQDHYRADGSVATERLSSAGRPSPLVTVAIMAEDGSLLPAGERGEVVVRSSLVMAGYYKNPEATADVGRFRWHHTGDIAYLDAENFLYIVDRAKDVIISGGFNVYSAEVEQALMQHSAIRDCGVVGLPDEKWGEQVTAVVELQPDAELDTAELIAFVKQRIGSVKAPKEVIVWPDLPRSKLGKVLKNEIKATLLDPKPSP; encoded by the coding sequence ATGCGGTTAACCGACTACCTCGATAAGGGTGCCTCGCTTGGCACCAACGCGCCTTGTCTGCGATTCGGAGAACAGACCCTTGACTACGGCGAAGTGCAAAAGCTCTCTTACGATGTCGCCGCAGCGCTGGCTCGCTCCGGCGTTGAGCCGGGCGATAAGGTTGCGGTGTTGTCATCCAATGACCCAATCGCCTTCGCCACGGTGTTCGGTATTTCACGCGCCGGTGCGGTCTGGTGCCCGATTAACCCCCGTAATGCCGCCGCCGAAAATCAGGAACTACTTGACCTCTTCGACTGCACCGCGCTGATCTACAAGAGCAGCTACGAATCGCTGGCCGCCGAGATCTTGCCGCAACTACCGAAGCTCAAGACCCTGGTGTGCCTGGACAAACGTACCGAACTTGCGGCCTCATTCGACGAATGGATCTCCGCTGAGGCTGCCGGAGTTGAGGCCGAGCGCCCCCCAGTTGACGATCTGATTATGTTGGTTGGCACCGGTGGTACCACCGGAAAGCCCAAGGGTGTGATGCTGAGCCAGCACAATCTGGAAACCATGAGTGCGCTGACCCTGATGAGCTACCCCTTCGCTCCTCGGCCGGTCTATCTCGCGCTTGCTCCATTGACTCATGCCGCTGGCGTCTTAGCGATGCCGGTGCTGACAATGGGCGGAGTGATCGATATTCTGGCCACTGCTGATCTGGAAGTCTTCCTCGACACCATCGAGAAGCGACGGGTCACCCACACCTTCTTGCCACCGACGCTGATTTATATGTTGCTCGGACACCCCAGACTGGACGATACCGACCTGAGTTCGCTGCAGTGTTTTTGGTATGGTGCAGCCCCAATGTCGACGAGCCGGCTGGCGGAAGCGCTACAGCGGATTGGCCCGATGGCGCAATTGTTCGGTCAAAGCGAAGCTCCGATGATGATCTCCACCATGTCGACGCAAGATCACTATCGTGCCGACGGTTCAGTGGCGACCGAACGACTGAGTTCAGCTGGCCGCCCCTCGCCGCTGGTCACCGTCGCGATCATGGCCGAGGACGGGTCGTTGCTGCCCGCTGGCGAGCGTGGTGAAGTGGTGGTGCGCAGTTCGCTGGTGATGGCGGGTTATTACAAAAATCCGGAGGCGACCGCCGATGTCGGACGTTTTCGCTGGCACCACACCGGGGATATCGCCTACCTGGATGCGGAGAATTTCCTCTATATCGTGGATCGCGCAAAGGACGTGATCATTAGCGGTGGCTTCAATGTCTATTCGGCTGAGGTTGAGCAAGCCCTGATGCAGCATTCGGCAATTAGGGATTGTGGCGTGGTTGGATTGCCGGACGAAAAGTGGGGCGAACAAGTAACGGCTGTGGTTGAATTGCAGCCCGACGCCGAACTCGACACTGCTGAGCTAATAGCCTTCGTGAAGCAGCGAATCGGCAGCGTGAAGGCCCCCAAGGAGGTCATCGTCTGGCCCGATCTGCCACGCTCCAAGCTCGGCAAGGTACTCAAGAACGAAATCAAGGCTACCCTCCTCGACCCCAAGCCCAGCCCCTAA
- a CDS encoding metallophosphoesterase yields the protein MPVEPHLAYPSSSATETVLGVTATRLGSADRVSQPRRFVVSDIHGHPEGLLAALREKDLTDQDEAWVGGDAQLWVLGDYFDRGPDGVGVVDLLIRLAVEAEAAGGQLTALLGNHEVLTLGKHRFGAITIQTPQGERSFAASWARNDGQAADQKRLTEHHLNWLMERPGMALVDEHLLIHSDVDVYRQWGSTVQEVNDYLLQALHTSDPETLWSLWSALTKRAAFQGLDGVDAAQGMLAQFGGSHIFHGHSIIGEDEGWPASATKGPKHYAEDTVTAIDGGLFLGGPCLVVEF from the coding sequence ATGCCAGTTGAGCCCCACCTTGCCTATCCCAGTTCTTCAGCAACCGAAACCGTGCTGGGTGTTACCGCAACCAGGCTCGGCTCAGCCGATCGAGTCTCCCAGCCCCGTCGCTTTGTGGTCAGTGATATTCATGGGCACCCCGAAGGGCTGCTTGCTGCTCTGCGCGAAAAGGATCTGACCGATCAGGACGAAGCCTGGGTCGGCGGGGACGCCCAGCTGTGGGTGCTAGGCGACTATTTCGACCGCGGCCCGGACGGCGTCGGGGTGGTCGACTTGCTGATCCGATTGGCCGTCGAGGCGGAAGCGGCCGGTGGTCAGCTGACGGCGTTACTCGGTAATCACGAGGTGCTTACGCTGGGCAAGCATCGATTCGGAGCAATCACGATTCAGACTCCGCAGGGAGAACGGTCATTTGCCGCTTCTTGGGCACGGAATGACGGCCAGGCGGCAGATCAGAAGCGACTTACCGAACACCATCTGAACTGGCTGATGGAGCGTCCCGGGATGGCGCTGGTTGATGAGCATTTACTCATTCATTCCGATGTTGATGTTTATCGCCAGTGGGGCAGCACCGTGCAGGAAGTCAACGATTACCTGCTTCAAGCGCTGCACACCTCCGACCCCGAGACGCTTTGGAGCCTGTGGTCTGCTCTGACCAAGCGTGCTGCGTTTCAAGGGCTTGACGGCGTCGATGCCGCCCAGGGCATGCTGGCTCAGTTTGGCGGCAGCCACATCTTCCACGGCCACAGCATTATCGGCGAAGACGAGGGCTGGCCAGCATCGGCAACTAAGGGTCCGAAACACTACGCCGAGGACACTGTGACCGCGATTGACGGCGGCCTCTTCCTCGGCGGACCCTGCCTCGTGGTCGAGTTCTAA
- the rpsQ gene encoding 30S ribosomal protein S17: MSEENKAENKEATVTAETVETEGTSARGYRKIRRGYVVSDKMQKTIVVQVEDRVKHALYGKVLRQTSKVKVHDEENSAGIGDLVLISETRPLSATKRWRLVEILEKAK, from the coding sequence ATGAGTGAAGAGAACAAAGCTGAGAACAAAGAGGCAACTGTGACCGCTGAAACTGTTGAGACTGAGGGTACCTCGGCCCGCGGCTACCGCAAGATCCGCCGTGGCTACGTCGTTTCAGACAAGATGCAGAAGACCATCGTTGTTCAGGTTGAGGACCGTGTGAAGCACGCCCTCTACGGCAAGGTGCTGCGTCAGACCTCCAAGGTCAAGGTGCACGACGAAGAGAATTCGGCCGGTATCGGCGATTTGGTGCTGATCAGCGAGACTCGTCCGCTGTCCGCTACTAAGCGCTGGCGCTTGGTCGAGATCCTCGAAAAGGCTAAGTAA
- the rpmC gene encoding 50S ribosomal protein L29: MAVGTKDLATEKLDGLDSARLLDELRKSKEELFNLRFQSATGQLENHGRLRAVKRDIARIYTVLRERELGIRAEVVAAVVEDKADAKAKKKASKKSEKVEETVEATEEAAK; encoded by the coding sequence ATGGCAGTTGGAACCAAGGATTTGGCCACTGAGAAGCTCGATGGTTTGGACAGCGCACGTTTGCTGGACGAACTCCGGAAGTCCAAGGAAGAACTGTTCAACTTGCGTTTCCAGTCGGCCACCGGCCAGTTGGAAAACCATGGACGTCTTCGCGCTGTAAAGCGTGATATCGCCCGGATCTACACCGTGCTGCGTGAACGCGAACTGGGCATTCGTGCCGAGGTCGTCGCCGCAGTGGTGGAGGACAAGGCTGACGCCAAGGCTAAGAAGAAGGCTTCCAAGAAGTCCGAGAAGGTCGAAGAGACCGTCGAGGCTACTGAGGAGGCTGCCAAATGA
- the rplP gene encoding 50S ribosomal protein L16, which yields MLIPRRVKHRKQHHPGRSGQATGGTKVNFGEFGIQALSPAYVTNRQIESARIAMTRHIKRGGKVWINIYPDRPITKKPAETRMGSGKGSPEWWVANVKPGRVLFELSGVSEDVAREALRLAIHKLPLRARIVRREGGE from the coding sequence ATGCTGATCCCACGTCGAGTCAAGCACCGTAAGCAGCACCACCCGGGTCGTTCCGGGCAGGCTACCGGCGGCACCAAGGTCAACTTTGGTGAGTTCGGTATCCAGGCGCTCAGCCCCGCTTATGTAACCAACCGTCAGATCGAGTCCGCTCGTATCGCGATGACCCGTCACATCAAGCGTGGTGGCAAGGTTTGGATCAATATCTATCCGGACCGCCCGATCACCAAGAAGCCCGCTGAAACCCGAATGGGTTCCGGTAAGGGTTCGCCCGAGTGGTGGGTCGCCAACGTCAAGCCGGGCCGGGTTCTTTTCGAACTCTCCGGTGTCAGTGAAGATGTAGCTCGCGAGGCGCTGCGCCTGGCAATCCACAAGCTGCCCCTGCGGGCACGCATTGTGCGTCGTGAAGGTGGTGAATAG
- the rpsC gene encoding 30S ribosomal protein S3, with translation MGQKVNPHGFRLGITTNHVSHWFADSNKAGQRYKDFVREDVKIRQLMSTGMERAGIAKVEIERTRDRVRVDIHTARPGIVIGRRGAEADRIRGELEKLTGKQVQLNILEVKNPEVEAQLVAQGIAEQLSSRVAFRRAMKKAMQSAQRAGAKGIRVQCSGRLGGAEMSRSEFYREGRVPLHTLRANIDYGFFEAKTTFGRIGVKVWIYKGDVTAKELAQQAATAPSRGRGPRPEGDRGPRGPRRDNQRDGGRRDNRNDRNENANTEAAPAAAAAEGSEA, from the coding sequence GTGGGACAGAAAGTAAACCCGCACGGGTTCCGCCTCGGTATCACCACCAACCATGTCTCGCATTGGTTCGCCGACTCCAACAAGGCCGGCCAGCGCTACAAGGATTTCGTCCGCGAGGATGTCAAGATCCGTCAGCTCATGTCCACGGGCATGGAGCGCGCAGGCATCGCCAAGGTTGAAATCGAGCGTACCCGCGACCGTGTTCGCGTCGACATCCACACCGCCCGTCCGGGCATTGTGATCGGTCGTCGTGGCGCTGAAGCCGACCGCATCCGTGGCGAGCTGGAGAAGCTCACCGGGAAGCAGGTTCAGCTGAACATCCTTGAGGTGAAGAACCCCGAGGTTGAGGCACAGCTGGTCGCTCAGGGCATCGCTGAGCAGCTCTCTTCGCGTGTGGCTTTCCGCCGCGCCATGAAGAAGGCTATGCAGTCCGCGCAGCGCGCCGGTGCCAAGGGTATCCGGGTGCAGTGCTCGGGCCGTTTGGGCGGCGCTGAAATGAGCCGTTCGGAGTTCTACCGCGAGGGTCGCGTGCCGTTGCACACCCTGCGTGCGAACATCGACTACGGCTTCTTCGAGGCGAAGACCACCTTCGGCCGGATTGGCGTGAAGGTCTGGATCTACAAGGGCGATGTGACCGCAAAGGAACTGGCGCAGCAAGCTGCTACCGCTCCTTCGCGTGGCCGCGGCCCGCGCCCCGAAGGCGATCGTGGACCTCGTGGTCCCCGGAGGGACAACCAGCGTGATGGTGGTCGTCGGGACAACCGCAATGACCGTAATGAGAACGCCAACACCGAGGCTGCTCCCGCAGCAGCGGCGGCAGAGGGGAGTGAGGCTTAA
- the rplV gene encoding 50S ribosomal protein L22 gives MEAKAIARHIRVTPMKARRVVNLIRGKQANEALAILKFAPQAASEPVFKVLQSAVANARVLADRDSVAFDEGDLYISEAFVDEGPTMKRFQPRAQGRAYRIKKRTSHITVIVATPSEEEN, from the coding sequence ATGGAAGCCAAGGCCATTGCGCGGCACATCCGCGTAACGCCTATGAAGGCCCGGCGCGTCGTCAACCTGATTCGTGGTAAGCAAGCGAATGAGGCCCTGGCGATCTTGAAGTTTGCCCCCCAGGCAGCTTCGGAGCCGGTATTCAAAGTACTCCAGTCCGCAGTAGCTAATGCTCGCGTGCTGGCCGACCGGGACAGTGTTGCCTTCGATGAGGGCGATCTCTACATCAGCGAAGCTTTTGTTGATGAGGGTCCCACCATGAAGCGGTTCCAGCCGCGTGCCCAGGGCCGCGCCTACCGCATCAAGAAGCGCACCAGTCACATCACCGTGATCGTTGCCACCCCGAGTGAGGAGGAGAACTAA
- the rpsS gene encoding 30S ribosomal protein S19, giving the protein MPRSLKKGPFVDQHLFVKVANENEKGTKNVIKTWSRRSMIVPDMLGHTIAVHDGRKHIPVFVTESMVGHKLGEFAPTRTFRGHVKDDRKGKRR; this is encoded by the coding sequence ATGCCACGCAGCCTGAAAAAAGGTCCCTTCGTTGACCAGCACCTCTTTGTGAAGGTAGCAAACGAAAACGAGAAGGGCACCAAGAACGTTATTAAGACTTGGTCCCGCCGCTCCATGATCGTCCCCGACATGCTCGGGCACACGATCGCCGTGCACGACGGCCGCAAGCACATCCCGGTGTTCGTCACCGAGTCGATGGTCGGGCACAAGCTGGGCGAATTCGCTCCAACGCGGACTTTCCGCGGCCATGTGAAGGACGACCGTAAGGGCAAGCGCCGCTAA
- the rplB gene encoding 50S ribosomal protein L2, producing MGIRKYKPTTPGRRGSSVADFAEITRSTPEKSLVRPLPKSGGRNNTGKITTRHKGGGHKRQYRLIDFRRHDKDGVNAKVAEIEYDPNRTARIALLHYVDGTKRYIIAPNKLKQGDFVEAGPSADIKPGNNLPLRNIPVGTVIHAVELRPGGGAKMARSAGASVQLVAKEGRFAQLRLPSGEIRNVDVRCRATVGEVGNAEQSNINWGKAGRNRWRGIRPTVRGVAMNPVDHPHGGGEGKTSGGRHPVNPNGKPEGRTRRPNKESDKLIVRRRRTGKNKR from the coding sequence ATGGGAATCCGTAAATACAAGCCGACAACCCCGGGCCGTCGTGGCTCGAGCGTTGCCGACTTCGCAGAAATCACGCGGTCGACGCCGGAGAAGTCTCTGGTCCGTCCGCTGCCCAAATCGGGCGGCCGCAACAACACCGGTAAGATCACCACTCGTCACAAGGGTGGTGGCCACAAGCGCCAGTACCGTCTGATCGACTTCCGTCGTCACGATAAGGACGGCGTCAACGCCAAGGTTGCGGAGATCGAATACGATCCGAACCGTACCGCTCGCATCGCACTGTTGCACTACGTTGATGGCACCAAGCGTTACATCATCGCGCCGAACAAGCTCAAGCAGGGTGACTTCGTCGAGGCTGGTCCGTCCGCGGACATCAAGCCCGGCAATAACCTGCCGCTGCGCAATATCCCGGTGGGTACCGTTATCCACGCTGTGGAGCTGCGTCCCGGTGGCGGTGCCAAGATGGCTCGCTCGGCTGGCGCTTCGGTGCAGCTGGTAGCCAAGGAAGGCCGCTTCGCTCAGTTGCGTCTGCCCTCCGGCGAAATCCGCAACGTTGACGTGCGCTGCCGCGCCACCGTCGGCGAGGTCGGCAACGCCGAGCAGTCGAACATCAACTGGGGCAAGGCCGGTCGTAACCGCTGGCGCGGTATCCGTCCGACCGTTCGTGGCGTCGCCATGAACCCGGTGGATCACCCGCACGGTGGTGGTGAAGGTAAGACTTCTGGTGGCCGTCACCCGGTCAACCCGAATGGCAAGCCCGAGGGCCGCACCCGCCGCCCGAACAAAGAGAGCGACAAGCTTATTGTGCGTCGCCGTCGTACTGGCAAGAACAAGCGATAG
- the rplW gene encoding 50S ribosomal protein L23, protein MHTKDPRDVVLAPVVSEKSYGLIDEGKYTFLVDPRSNKSEIKFAVEKIFSVKVDSINTINRAGKRKRTRFGWGQRKSTKRAIVTLKEGTIDIFGGPLS, encoded by the coding sequence ATCCACACCAAAGATCCCCGCGACGTGGTGCTTGCACCGGTCGTTTCGGAGAAGAGCTACGGTCTGATCGACGAAGGTAAGTACACCTTCTTGGTCGACCCGCGTTCGAACAAGTCCGAGATCAAGTTCGCCGTGGAGAAGATCTTCTCCGTCAAGGTTGACTCGATCAACACCATCAACCGTGCCGGGAAGCGCAAGCGCACCCGTTTCGGATGGGGACAGCGCAAGAGCACCAAGCGCGCAATTGTCACCCTGAAGGAAGGCACTATCGACATCTTCGGCGGTCCGCTTTCCTAA